In Candidatus Zixiibacteriota bacterium, one genomic interval encodes:
- the glmS gene encoding glutamine--fructose-6-phosphate transaminase (isomerizing), giving the protein MCGIVGYIGDKNSVPILMDGLKRLEYRGYDSAGIACIDNSNIILQKTAGKISVLHDLIKAESISSKVGIGHTRWATHGAPTDINAHPHLDCTGKIAVVHNGIIENFSSLKTFLEKKGHKFITDTDTEVLAHLIEEHFEGNLLEAVRSALTQVEGTYGIAVVSLDEPDRIVAARLGSPLVIGRGQGENFVASDVAALLRYTNRVVYLEDRELAEITKDTFNVTRIDKTLVSPEFQDISWSLDMIEKGGYPHFMLKEIMEQPTTLRNAMRGRLNFDEGTTRLNGLNLQYKELTKIKKIIITACGTSWHASLIGEYLIEEFARIPVEVEYASEFRYRNPIIGPDTNLLVISQSGETTDTLMALREARRKGATCLGICNVVGSTISRETEGGVYIHAGPEIGVASTKAFTSQIMVLSLVSILLARMRHLSFQKGKELIKALEKVPNQAAEILKKNDEIKAIAEKYASKNNFLYLGRGLNFPVALEGALKLKEISYVHAEGYPAAEMKHGPIALIDDNMPVVVIALKDSVYEKIISNIQEIKARNGNVIAVATEGDTDIASIVNDVIYIPKAIDFVLPLLSIIPLQLLAYHIAVLRGCDVDQPRNLAKSVTVE; this is encoded by the coding sequence ATGTGTGGAATTGTTGGTTATATTGGCGATAAGAATTCCGTGCCGATTTTAATGGATGGTTTAAAGCGGCTTGAATATCGAGGCTACGACTCCGCAGGCATCGCCTGTATTGATAATTCAAATATAATACTTCAAAAAACAGCCGGTAAAATCAGCGTGCTTCATGATTTGATAAAGGCAGAGTCAATTTCATCTAAAGTCGGTATTGGGCATACTCGATGGGCTACTCATGGAGCGCCGACAGATATTAATGCCCATCCGCATCTTGATTGCACCGGTAAAATCGCAGTTGTTCATAACGGCATAATCGAAAATTTCTCAAGCCTTAAAACATTCCTCGAAAAGAAAGGCCACAAATTCATAACCGACACCGATACTGAAGTTTTGGCACACCTTATTGAGGAGCATTTCGAGGGCAACCTGCTTGAGGCAGTTCGTTCCGCTTTGACCCAGGTTGAGGGCACTTACGGTATCGCTGTTGTATCCTTAGATGAGCCCGACCGGATTGTTGCCGCTCGTCTGGGTTCACCTCTTGTTATCGGTCGCGGGCAGGGCGAAAATTTCGTAGCCTCGGATGTGGCGGCGCTTTTACGGTACACCAATCGCGTGGTATATCTTGAAGACCGCGAACTGGCTGAAATCACGAAAGATACTTTTAACGTAACACGGATTGACAAGACTTTGGTCAGCCCCGAATTTCAGGATATTTCTTGGTCGCTTGATATGATTGAGAAGGGCGGCTATCCGCATTTTATGCTTAAAGAAATTATGGAACAGCCGACTACTCTTCGCAATGCCATGAGAGGACGTTTAAACTTTGATGAGGGGACGACTCGTCTTAATGGCTTAAATCTCCAGTATAAAGAACTTACTAAAATTAAAAAAATAATAATTACCGCTTGCGGCACCTCTTGGCATGCCTCTCTTATCGGCGAATATCTTATTGAGGAATTTGCGCGGATTCCGGTCGAGGTTGAGTATGCCTCCGAATTTCGTTATCGAAATCCAATTATAGGCCCTGATACGAATTTACTTGTTATATCACAATCAGGTGAAACTACGGATACTTTGATGGCTCTAAGGGAAGCCAGACGCAAGGGCGCTACTTGCCTGGGTATCTGCAATGTTGTCGGTTCGACTATTTCGCGTGAAACAGAGGGCGGCGTATATATTCACGCCGGTCCGGAAATCGGTGTAGCTTCAACTAAAGCGTTCACTTCCCAGATAATGGTGTTGTCGCTAGTATCGATACTATTAGCTCGTATGCGCCATCTTTCGTTTCAAAAAGGCAAAGAACTGATAAAAGCGCTTGAGAAAGTACCGAACCAGGCAGCTGAGATTTTAAAAAAGAACGATGAGATTAAAGCTATTGCCGAAAAATACGCCAGCAAAAACAATTTCCTATATCTCGGCAGAGGCTTGAATTTCCCGGTTGCCCTTGAGGGCGCTTTGAAGCTTAAAGAGATATCCTATGTTCATGCCGAAGGCTATCCGGCGGCGGAAATGAAGCATGGGCCAATTGCCTTAATTGATGATAATATGCCGGTGGTTGTTATTGCGCTAAAGGATTCGGTATATGAAAAAATCATTTCCAATATCCAGGAAATAAAAGCTCGCAATGGCAATGTTATAGCGGTCGCTACCGAGGGAGATACCGATATAGCATCAATCGTTAATGATGTTATTTACATACCCAAGGCAATTGACTTTGTACTGCCATTGTTATCAATTATACCACTTCAGCTTTTGGCGTATCATATAGCGGTATTAAGAGGCTGTGATGTTGACCAGCCAAGGAATCTTGCAAAAAGTGTTACTGTTGAATAA